A genomic window from Prunus persica cultivar Lovell chromosome G2, Prunus_persica_NCBIv2, whole genome shotgun sequence includes:
- the LOC18787126 gene encoding 21 kDa protein, with protein sequence MAKFSFSLLLILLSILCLLSSVEPSFASHPQQPRRSKARAYIEASCRTTRYPKLCVHCLSTYIKPNMTIQSPQQLAQVALSVSLYRAQYARAYVLKVTRELKELKAREYQVVHDCLNQINDSVAQLSESIKELRRLGQATVGDDLFWHISNVETWVSTALTDAYTCVDELPGKNMSKLKATIKGKVLNVAEVTSNALTLFHRFAQRYRAAKKP encoded by the coding sequence ATGGCCAAATTCAGCTTCTCCTTGCTGCTCATCCTCCTCTctattctctgccttttgagCAGTGTTGAGCCTTCCTTTGCTAGCCATCCTCAGCAGCCTCGACGTTCCAAGGCCCGGGCCTACATCGAGGCCTCGTGCCGGACCACCCGTTACCCAAAGTTATGCGTTCACTGCCTCTCCACCTACATCAAGCCCAACATGACCATCCAAAGCCCACAGCAGCTGGCCCAAGTTGCCTTGTCCGTGAGCCTGTACCGGGCCCAGTACGCAAGAGCATATGTCCTCAAGGTGACAAGAGAGCTCAAGGAACTGAAGGCCAGAGAATACCAAGTTGTGCATGATTGCTTGAACCAGATCAATGATAGTGTGGCCCAACTCAGTGAGTCCATTAAAGAACTACGTCGTTTAGGGCAAGCAACTGTGGGTGATGACTTGTTTTGGCACATAAGCAATGTTGAGACTTGGGTGAGCACAGCTTTAACTGATGCATACACTTGCGTGGATGAGCTTCCAGGGAAAAACATGAGCAAGTTGAAGGCCACCATTAAAGGGAAGGTGCTGAATGTGGCTGAGGTCACCAGCAATGCTCTGACTTTGTTTCATAGATTTGCTCAAAGGTACCGAGCTGCAAAGAAGCCCTGA
- the LOC18784983 gene encoding IRK-interacting protein, giving the protein MLPTGARDTQLSNNQKVHPQPMEEAMNQNPEAVEALISKVFTNISSLKSAYIQLQAAHTPYDPEKIQAADKLVISELKNLSELKHFYRENNPSPVCVSPQDSRLAAEIQEQQILLKTYGVMVKKFQSEIQNKDSEILQLQQHIEEAKQKQAKLEKNLKLRGMSTKESEGSADENGFPPVDLTSDLFTSVVEAAYKAIHDFSKPLINMMKAAGWDLDAAANSIEPSVVYAKRPHKKYAFESHICQRMFSGFQQESFSLNLDNLTVTKESFFHQFLTLRDMDPLDMLGQNPDSVFGRFCRSKYLVVVHPKMETSFFGNLDQRNYVMGGGHPRTPFYQAFLKLAKSIWLLHRLAYSFDPRVEVFQVKRGSEFSEVYMDSVVKNLIMDESDQKPKVGLMVMPGFWIGGSVIQSRVYLSGMNVAD; this is encoded by the coding sequence ATGCTACCCACTGGAGCAAGGGATACTCAACTCAGCAATAACCAAAAGGTTCATCCACAACCCATGGAAGAGGCCATGAATCAGAATCCAGAAGCTGTGGAAGCCTTGATATCTAAGGTTTTTACGAACATCTCTTCCCTGAAGTCAGCTTACATCCAGCTCCAAGCTGCTCATACTCCCTACGACCCTGAAAAAATTCAAGCTGCAGATAAACTTGTAATTTCTGAGCTAAAAAACCTTTCTGAACTTAAGCACTTCTATAGGGAGAACAATCCCAGCCCAGTTTGTGTTTCTCCACAGGACTCCCGCCTAGCTGCAGAGATTCAAGAACAACAAATTCTGCTGAAAACCTATGGGGTTATGGTTAAGAAATTCCAATCTGAAATCCAGAATAAAGATTCTGAAATCCTTCAGCTTCAGCAGCATATTGAGGAGGCAAAACAGAAGCAAGCAAAGTTGGAAAAGAATCTAAAGCTCAGGGGCATGTCTACTAAAGAATCGGAAGGTTCCGCTGATGAAAATGGTTTTCCGCCTGTGGATCTAACTTCCGATCTCTTCACTTCAGTTGTTGAAGCTGCATACAAAGCTATTCATGATTTTTCTAAGCCGCTGATTAACATGATGAAGGCAGCTGGGTGGGACCTTGATGCAGCAGCCAATTCTATTGAACCCAGTGTTGTTTATGCAAAGAGACCTCACAAGAAGTATGCCTTTGAGTCCCATATTTGCCAAAGAATGTTCAGTGGCTTTCAGCAGGAAAGCTTCTCCCTTAACTTAGACAATCTTACAGTCACTAAGGAGAGCTTCTTCCACCAATTTCTTACACTACGGGACATGGATCCATTGGACATGCTTGGCCAAAATCCAGATTCTGTTTTTGGGAGATTTTGTAGGAGCAAGTACCTGGTAGTGGTTCACCCAAAAATGGAGACTTCGTTTTTCGGGAATTTAGATCAACGAAATTATGTAATGGGTGGGGGGCATCCAAGGACTCCTTTTTACCAGGCTTTTCTAAAACTGGCCAAGTCAATATGGCTTTTGCATAGGTTGGCTTATTCTTTTGATCCTCGTGTTGAGGTCTTTCAGGTCAAGAGGGGGAGTGAGTTCTCGGAGGTTTATATGGACAGTGTGGTGAAGAATTTAATAATGGATGAAAGTGATCAAAAGCCTAAGGTTGGTCTCATGGTTATGCCTGGTTTCTGGATTGGAGGCAGTGTGATTCAAAGTCGGGTTTATCTCTCTGGCATGAACGTTGCTGATTGA